From Streptomyces sp. 6-11-2, one genomic window encodes:
- a CDS encoding biotin/lipoate A/B protein ligase family protein yields the protein MHGEYKVPGGKLVVVDVEVEDGSLRHVRVAGDFFLEPDEALEAVNRALEGAPADTAAAGLAARIDAALPEGTVMYGLTSEGVGIAVRRALAHATDWTDYDWQLVHEGPQSPALHMALDEVLTAEVAAGRRPPTLRVWEWAAPAVIIGSFQSLRNEVDPEGAARHGVEVVRRISGGGAMFVEPGNTITYSLSVPEALVQGLSFQDSYAYLDDWVLGALGDMGIRAWYQPLNDIATDQGKIAGAAQKRMVGPGGGPGAVLHHVTMSYDIDAGKMLEVLRIGREKLSDKGIGSAKKRVDPLRRQTGLAREAVIARMVESFRARYGLTDGKATDEELTRARELARTKFGSERWTARVP from the coding sequence GTGCATGGTGAGTACAAGGTCCCGGGCGGCAAGCTCGTCGTCGTGGACGTGGAGGTCGAGGACGGCTCGCTGCGGCACGTACGCGTGGCGGGCGACTTCTTCCTGGAGCCGGACGAGGCCCTGGAGGCCGTGAACCGCGCGCTGGAGGGCGCACCCGCGGACACCGCCGCGGCGGGCCTGGCCGCCCGCATCGACGCGGCGCTGCCCGAGGGCACCGTGATGTACGGGCTGACGTCCGAGGGCGTCGGGATCGCGGTGCGCCGCGCGCTGGCGCACGCCACGGACTGGACGGACTACGACTGGCAGCTCGTCCACGAGGGCCCGCAGTCCCCCGCGCTGCACATGGCACTGGACGAGGTGCTGACGGCGGAGGTCGCCGCGGGCCGGCGTCCGCCGACCCTGCGCGTGTGGGAGTGGGCCGCGCCCGCGGTGATCATCGGCAGTTTCCAGTCGCTGCGCAACGAGGTGGACCCCGAGGGGGCGGCGCGGCACGGCGTCGAGGTGGTGCGCCGGATCTCCGGCGGCGGCGCGATGTTCGTCGAGCCGGGCAACACGATCACGTACTCGCTGTCGGTGCCGGAGGCGCTGGTGCAGGGGCTGTCCTTCCAGGACAGCTACGCCTACCTGGACGACTGGGTGCTCGGCGCCCTCGGCGACATGGGGATCCGGGCCTGGTACCAGCCGCTGAACGACATCGCCACCGACCAGGGAAAGATCGCGGGCGCCGCGCAGAAGCGGATGGTGGGGCCGGGCGGAGGTCCCGGAGCGGTGCTGCACCACGTGACCATGTCGTACGACATCGACGCCGGCAAGATGCTGGAGGTGCTGCGGATCGGGCGGGAGAAGCTGTCCGACAAGGGCATCGGGAGCGCGAAGAAGCGGGTGGACCCGCTGCGCCGGCAGACCGGGCTCGCCCGCGAGGCGGTCATCGCGCGGATGGTGGAGTCCTTCCGCGCCCGGTACGGGCTGACGGACGGCAAGGCGACCGACGAGGAGCTGACCCGCGCGCGGGAGCTGGCGCGGACGAAGTTCGGTTCGGAGCGGTGGACGGCGCGGGTGCCGTAG
- a CDS encoding NCS1 family nucleobase:cation symporter-1, with protein MTDTAPPAIPPSAQVTLADGRVEIAPGTPPPSGPYANADLLPVPVAQRTWTTYNFSALWVGMAHNTASWTLASGLIAVGMDWKQAVFTIALANLIVLVPMLLTGHAGPKYGIPFPVFARASFGVRGANLPAVVRALVACGWFGIQTWIGGEAIYFLAGKLIGSGWTDAAKVGGHAWTMWLSFAIFWLIQVAVIYRGMETIRRFENWAAPFVLVGAFVMLWWMSSKAGGLGPLFDQPSKLGWGADFWRLFAPSLMGMIGFWSTLSLNIPDFTRYGRSQKAQTRGQALGLPTTMTLFAFLSVLVTSGSQAVYGEPVWDPVQLAAKTDNVVGLVYALVTVLVATLSVNIAANMVSPAFDFSNVAPRKVSFRTGALVTAVLAVVMCPWKLYADPQGYIFTWLGLVGGLLGTVAGILIADYWVLRRSRLDLGDLYRAGGRYWYEGGWNWRAVVAFVVGGVLAIGGADFHPLIDGRPIPALKSLADYGWAVGLGTSLVLYLLLMAARGRQRATV; from the coding sequence ATGACCGACACCGCTCCTCCGGCCATACCGCCGTCCGCGCAGGTCACCCTCGCCGATGGGCGGGTGGAGATCGCCCCCGGCACTCCGCCGCCCAGCGGCCCCTACGCCAACGCGGACCTGCTGCCCGTCCCGGTCGCCCAGCGCACCTGGACCACGTACAACTTCTCCGCACTGTGGGTCGGCATGGCCCACAACACGGCCTCCTGGACCCTGGCCTCCGGTCTGATCGCCGTCGGGATGGACTGGAAGCAGGCGGTGTTCACCATCGCCCTGGCCAACCTGATTGTGCTCGTCCCCATGCTGCTCACCGGGCACGCGGGACCCAAGTACGGCATCCCCTTCCCGGTCTTCGCGCGCGCCTCCTTCGGCGTGCGCGGCGCCAACCTGCCCGCCGTCGTACGGGCGTTGGTGGCGTGTGGCTGGTTCGGCATCCAGACCTGGATCGGCGGCGAGGCGATCTACTTCCTCGCCGGGAAACTGATCGGGAGCGGCTGGACGGACGCCGCGAAGGTGGGCGGCCACGCCTGGACGATGTGGCTGTCGTTCGCCATCTTCTGGCTGATCCAGGTGGCCGTCATCTACCGGGGCATGGAGACCATCCGCCGGTTCGAGAACTGGGCGGCGCCCTTCGTGCTCGTCGGCGCCTTCGTGATGCTGTGGTGGATGAGCAGCAAAGCCGGCGGACTCGGCCCGCTCTTCGACCAGCCGTCGAAACTGGGCTGGGGAGCGGACTTCTGGAGACTGTTCGCGCCCTCCCTGATGGGCATGATCGGCTTCTGGTCCACCCTGTCGCTGAACATCCCGGACTTCACCCGGTACGGCAGGAGCCAGAAGGCGCAGACCCGGGGCCAGGCGCTCGGACTGCCCACGACCATGACCCTGTTCGCGTTCCTGTCCGTGCTGGTCACCTCCGGCTCCCAGGCCGTGTACGGCGAACCGGTGTGGGACCCGGTGCAGTTGGCGGCGAAGACGGACAACGTGGTGGGCCTGGTGTACGCGCTGGTCACCGTGCTGGTGGCGACCCTGTCGGTCAACATCGCGGCCAACATGGTCTCCCCGGCCTTCGACTTCTCCAACGTCGCGCCGCGCAAGGTCAGTTTCCGCACCGGCGCCCTGGTCACCGCCGTGCTCGCCGTGGTGATGTGCCCGTGGAAGCTGTACGCCGACCCGCAGGGCTACATCTTCACCTGGCTCGGCCTGGTCGGCGGACTGCTCGGCACGGTCGCCGGCATCCTCATCGCCGACTACTGGGTCCTCAGGCGCTCCCGGCTGGACCTGGGCGACCTGTACCGCGCGGGCGGACGCTACTGGTACGAGGGCGGCTGGAACTGGCGGGCGGTCGTGGCCTTCGTGGTGGGCGGCGTGCTGGCCATCGGCGGCGCGGACTTCCACCCGCTGATCGACGGCCGACCCATCCCGGCCCTGAAGTCCCTCGCCGACTACGGCTGGGCAGTGGGCCTGGGCACCTCGCTGGTGCTGTATCTGCTGCTGATGGCGGCGCGCGGCCGGCAGCGGGCCACCGTCTGA
- a CDS encoding TIGR03842 family LLM class F420-dependent oxidoreductase — MDFGLVLQTDPPASRVVSLMKRAEHNGFRYGWTFDSAVLWQEPFVIYSQILANTEKLTVGPMVTNPGTRTWEVTASTFATLNDMFGNRTVCGIGRGDSAMRVAGRKPNTLARISEAMKVIRALGRGEEADLGGTVIRFPWIKPGAELPVWMAAYGPKALKMTGEEADGFILQLADLYLTEYMVKAVKDAAAAAGRDPSEVKICVAAPAYVTADDSPEALAHARDQCRWFGGMVGNHVADLVTRYGEHSAAVPDELTDYIKARQGYDYAHHGRSGNPDTQFVPDEIVDRFCVVGPVEKHIEKLNALRELGVDQFAVYDMHDAQEAVIDAYGQQIIPAVNS; from the coding sequence ATGGACTTCGGACTCGTCCTGCAGACCGACCCGCCGGCCTCGCGCGTGGTCAGCCTGATGAAGCGCGCCGAGCACAACGGTTTCCGCTACGGCTGGACCTTCGACTCCGCCGTGCTCTGGCAGGAGCCGTTCGTGATCTACAGTCAGATCCTCGCGAACACCGAGAAGCTGACCGTCGGCCCCATGGTCACCAACCCCGGCACCCGCACCTGGGAGGTCACGGCCTCCACCTTCGCCACCCTCAACGACATGTTCGGCAACCGCACGGTCTGCGGGATCGGCCGCGGCGACTCCGCGATGCGGGTGGCCGGCCGCAAACCCAACACCCTGGCCCGGATCAGCGAGGCGATGAAGGTCATCCGGGCGCTGGGCAGGGGCGAGGAGGCCGACCTCGGCGGCACGGTGATCAGGTTCCCGTGGATCAAGCCGGGCGCGGAACTGCCCGTGTGGATGGCCGCGTACGGCCCCAAGGCGCTGAAGATGACCGGTGAGGAGGCCGACGGGTTCATCCTCCAGCTCGCCGACCTCTATCTGACCGAGTACATGGTGAAGGCCGTGAAGGACGCGGCGGCCGCGGCCGGGCGCGACCCGTCCGAGGTGAAGATCTGCGTCGCCGCCCCGGCGTACGTCACCGCCGACGACTCGCCCGAGGCGCTCGCCCACGCCCGCGACCAGTGCCGGTGGTTCGGCGGCATGGTCGGCAACCACGTGGCCGACCTGGTCACCCGCTACGGCGAGCACTCCGCCGCCGTCCCCGACGAACTCACCGACTACATCAAGGCCCGCCAGGGCTACGACTACGCCCACCACGGGCGCAGCGGCAACCCGGACACGCAGTTCGTGCCGGACGAGATCGTCGACCGGTTCTGCGTGGTCGGACCGGTCGAGAAGCACATCGAGAAGCTGAACGCGCTGCGTGAGCTGGGCGTGGACCAGTTCGCCGTGTACGACATGCACGACGCGCAGGAAGCCGTGATCGACGCGTACGGGCAGCAGATCATCCCGGCCGTCAACTCCTGA
- the hydA gene encoding dihydropyrimidinase, with protein sequence MSRTVIRGGLVITAADEIHADVLIEDGRIAALAASGTPAAGAFAAERTIDATGKYVIPGGVDGHTHMEMPFGGTYAADTFETGTRAAAWGGTTTIVDFAIQTVGATLREGLDAWHAKAEGNCAIDYGFHMIVSDVNQETLKEMDLLVEEGVTSFKQFMAYPGVFYSDDGQILRAMQRAADNGGLIMMHAENGIAIDVLVEQALARGETDPRYHGEVRKALLEAEATHRAIRLAQVAGAPLYVVHVSAQEAVAELARARDQGLHVFGETCPQYLFLSTDNLAEPGFEGAKYVCSTPLRPREHQAALWKGLRTNDLQVVSTDHCPFCFTGQKELGRGDFSKIPNGMPGVENRMDLLHQAVVDGHISRRRWIEIACATPARMFGMYPKKGTIAPGADADVVIYDPHAEQVMSAETHHMNVDYSAYEGRRITGRVETVLSRGEPVITEREYTGHAGHGVYTPRSTCQYLD encoded by the coding sequence ATGAGCCGCACCGTCATCCGCGGCGGCCTCGTCATCACCGCCGCCGACGAGATCCACGCCGACGTCCTGATCGAGGACGGCCGCATCGCCGCCCTCGCCGCCTCCGGCACCCCGGCCGCCGGGGCGTTCGCCGCCGAGCGGACCATCGACGCCACCGGCAAGTACGTGATCCCGGGCGGGGTCGACGGCCACACCCACATGGAGATGCCCTTCGGCGGCACCTACGCCGCGGACACCTTCGAGACCGGCACCCGGGCCGCCGCCTGGGGCGGCACGACCACGATCGTGGACTTCGCCATCCAGACCGTCGGCGCAACCCTGCGCGAGGGCCTGGACGCCTGGCACGCCAAGGCCGAGGGCAACTGCGCGATCGACTACGGCTTCCACATGATCGTCTCCGATGTGAACCAGGAGACGCTCAAGGAGATGGACCTCCTGGTGGAGGAGGGCGTGACCTCCTTCAAGCAGTTCATGGCCTACCCGGGAGTCTTCTACAGCGACGACGGGCAGATCCTGCGCGCCATGCAGCGTGCCGCCGACAACGGCGGGCTGATCATGATGCACGCCGAGAACGGCATCGCCATCGACGTCCTGGTCGAACAGGCACTGGCCCGCGGCGAGACCGACCCGCGCTACCACGGAGAGGTCCGCAAGGCCCTGCTGGAGGCCGAGGCCACCCACCGCGCCATCCGGCTCGCCCAGGTCGCGGGCGCGCCGCTGTACGTCGTGCACGTCTCGGCGCAGGAGGCGGTCGCCGAACTGGCCAGGGCACGCGACCAGGGACTGCACGTCTTCGGCGAGACCTGCCCGCAGTACCTGTTCCTGTCCACCGACAACCTCGCCGAGCCCGGCTTCGAGGGCGCCAAGTACGTGTGCTCGACGCCCCTTCGCCCCAGGGAGCACCAGGCGGCCCTGTGGAAGGGCCTGCGCACCAACGACCTCCAGGTGGTCTCCACCGACCACTGCCCCTTCTGCTTCACCGGCCAGAAGGAACTCGGCCGCGGCGACTTCTCCAAGATCCCCAACGGCATGCCGGGCGTGGAGAACCGGATGGACCTGCTCCACCAGGCCGTCGTCGACGGGCACATCTCGCGCCGCCGCTGGATCGAGATCGCCTGCGCCACCCCGGCCCGCATGTTCGGCATGTACCCGAAGAAGGGCACGATCGCGCCGGGCGCCGACGCGGACGTCGTCATCTACGACCCGCACGCCGAGCAGGTCATGTCCGCCGAGACCCACCACATGAACGTCGACTACTCGGCGTACGAGGGCAGGCGGATCACCGGCCGGGTGGAGACCGTGCTCTCCCGCGGCGAACCCGTCATCACCGAGCGGGAGTACACCGGGCACGCCGGGCACGGCGTCTACACCCCGCGCTCCACCTGCCAGTACCTCGACTAG
- a CDS encoding nitrilase-related carbon-nitrogen hydrolase, which yields MSKVIRAALFQTAWTGDKESMIQVHEQAARDAAAQGAQVLCFQELFYGPYFCQVQDPAFYEYAEQIPEGPIVRRFQALAKELGLVLVLPMYEEEQPGVLYNTAAVIDADGSYLGKYRKTHIPQVKGFWEKFYFRPGNSGWPIFDTKAGRIGVYICYDRHFPEGWRALGLAGAEIVFNPSATSRGLSGYLWQLEQPAAAVANEYFVGAINRVGVEEHGDNDFYGTSYFVDPEAQFVGEPASDKDTELVVRDLDLAKLREVRDRWQFYRDRAPGTYEPLTAP from the coding sequence ATGAGCAAGGTGATCCGCGCCGCCCTCTTCCAGACCGCGTGGACCGGCGACAAGGAATCCATGATCCAGGTCCACGAGCAGGCGGCCCGCGACGCGGCCGCGCAGGGCGCCCAGGTGCTGTGCTTCCAGGAACTGTTCTACGGACCGTACTTCTGCCAGGTCCAGGACCCCGCGTTCTACGAGTACGCCGAGCAGATCCCCGAGGGCCCGATCGTCCGGCGCTTCCAGGCGCTCGCGAAGGAACTCGGCCTCGTCCTGGTGCTGCCGATGTACGAGGAGGAGCAGCCCGGCGTCCTCTACAACACCGCCGCCGTGATCGACGCGGACGGCTCCTACCTCGGCAAGTACCGCAAGACCCACATCCCGCAGGTCAAGGGTTTCTGGGAGAAGTTCTACTTCCGGCCCGGCAACAGCGGCTGGCCGATCTTCGACACCAAGGCGGGCAGGATCGGTGTCTACATCTGCTACGACCGGCACTTCCCGGAGGGCTGGCGGGCCCTCGGACTGGCCGGCGCCGAGATCGTCTTCAATCCGTCGGCCACCTCGCGCGGACTGTCCGGCTACCTGTGGCAGCTGGAGCAGCCGGCGGCGGCCGTCGCCAACGAGTACTTCGTCGGCGCGATCAACCGGGTGGGCGTCGAGGAGCACGGGGACAACGACTTCTACGGCACCTCGTACTTCGTGGACCCGGAGGCGCAGTTCGTCGGCGAACCGGCGAGCGACAAGGACACCGAACTCGTGGTGCGCGATCTGGACCTGGCCAAGCTGCGCGAGGTCCGCGACCGCTGGCAGTTCTACCGCGACCGCGCCCCGGGCACGTACGAGCCGCTGACCGCGCCCTGA
- a CDS encoding PucR family transcriptional regulator: MTTASDTPPTTWNPPEPALSVRQVLTLERVLAGEPEVVAGAGHLDRPVRWVHVAEAADVGVMLSGGEMVLTTGVLLAGDEEKQAEYIRSLHRAEAAAVVLGLGRAFPTPPDVMRRAAERCQLPLVVLHRPFPFAELTEEVQSRLVRRKFASVSLSEAVRTALTALITAGAPLQALLDEIAQHSACPVVVANLAHRVLATAGERSAVDDVLRDWERIARQAGAGQGDGWIRAELGGRGERWGRIVLCGHRGDSATGRLLADRAAEALVLHRMLGRNAGCSWEEQSAQSLLTDLVGGAVPARQLLPRARAAGLPVNRRSFVPLVVPDGDVAGLDRLLRLLGLPGLVAELTEGATAVLLSLARDQDADALTEHFAVRLRGGSGADRTVVAAADARTVWDDVPAGLREARHVARAVADSAAALDLPAVVRLKDVHLRGLVRLLRDDPHVQSFAERELDGLLRRADDDLLSVLRTYLATGRNKSRTAQLHHVSRPALYRRLESIQACLGVDLDDFEQAASVHIALLAHDAQQE; the protein is encoded by the coding sequence TGGAACCCGCCGGAACCCGCCCTGTCGGTGCGCCAGGTCCTCACCCTGGAGCGGGTGCTCGCGGGGGAGCCCGAGGTGGTGGCCGGCGCCGGCCACCTCGACCGGCCCGTGCGCTGGGTGCACGTCGCCGAGGCCGCCGACGTCGGCGTGATGCTCAGCGGCGGCGAGATGGTCCTCACCACCGGCGTGCTGCTCGCCGGCGACGAGGAGAAACAGGCCGAGTACATCCGCTCCCTGCACCGCGCGGAGGCCGCGGCCGTCGTACTGGGCCTGGGCCGGGCCTTCCCCACGCCGCCGGACGTGATGCGCCGGGCCGCCGAGCGGTGCCAGCTGCCCCTGGTCGTCCTGCACCGCCCCTTCCCCTTCGCCGAGCTGACCGAGGAGGTCCAGTCCCGGCTGGTGCGGCGCAAGTTCGCCTCCGTCAGCCTGTCGGAGGCCGTACGCACCGCCCTCACCGCGCTGATCACGGCGGGCGCCCCGCTCCAGGCACTGCTCGACGAGATCGCCCAGCACAGCGCCTGCCCCGTCGTCGTCGCCAACCTCGCCCACCGCGTCCTGGCCACGGCGGGGGAACGGTCGGCGGTGGACGACGTGCTGCGGGACTGGGAGCGCATCGCCCGGCAGGCCGGTGCCGGGCAGGGCGACGGCTGGATCCGCGCCGAACTGGGCGGACGCGGTGAGCGGTGGGGACGGATCGTGCTGTGCGGGCACCGCGGCGACAGCGCCACCGGACGGCTGCTGGCCGACCGCGCCGCCGAGGCCCTCGTCCTGCACCGCATGCTCGGCCGCAACGCCGGCTGCTCCTGGGAGGAGCAGTCCGCGCAGAGCCTGCTCACCGACCTCGTGGGCGGAGCCGTACCGGCCCGGCAGCTGCTGCCCCGGGCACGGGCCGCCGGGCTGCCGGTCAACCGGCGCAGCTTCGTACCGCTGGTCGTACCGGACGGCGACGTGGCCGGACTCGACCGGCTGCTGCGCCTGCTGGGCCTTCCCGGGCTGGTCGCCGAGCTGACCGAGGGCGCCACCGCCGTGCTGCTCAGCCTCGCCCGCGACCAGGACGCCGACGCCCTCACCGAGCACTTCGCGGTCCGGCTGCGCGGCGGATCCGGCGCGGACCGCACGGTCGTCGCCGCCGCGGACGCACGCACCGTCTGGGACGACGTGCCCGCCGGGCTGCGCGAGGCGCGGCACGTCGCCCGGGCCGTGGCCGACTCCGCCGCGGCCCTGGACCTCCCGGCCGTCGTACGCCTGAAGGACGTGCACCTGCGCGGCCTGGTCCGGCTGCTGCGCGACGACCCGCACGTGCAGTCCTTCGCCGAGCGGGAACTGGACGGCCTGCTGCGACGGGCCGACGACGACCTGCTGTCCGTGCTGCGCACCTACCTCGCCACGGGCCGCAACAAGTCCCGCACCGCCCAGCTCCACCACGTCTCCCGGCCCGCGCTCTACCGCCGCCTGGAGTCCATACAGGCGTGCCTCGGGGTGGACCTCGACGACTTCGAGCAGGCCGCCTCGGTGCACATCGCGCTCCTCGCGCACGACGCGCAACAGGAGTGA